Proteins from a genomic interval of Poecile atricapillus isolate bPoeAtr1 chromosome 1, bPoeAtr1.hap1, whole genome shotgun sequence:
- the IGSF11 gene encoding immunoglobulin superfamily member 11 isoform X2, translated as MTRRRPGDGGRWVPAALAALLALRGLVCPLEVSVSSGSIQVARGQTAVLPCTFTTNAALTNLNVIWMVIPLSNANQPQQVILYQGGQIFGGAPQFYGRVGFAVTMPTTSASIFINNTQLSDTGTYQCLVNNLPDRGVRNIGVIGLTVLVPPSAPLCRIQGSLDVGSDITLTCSSEEGIPRPTYLWEKLDNVPKLPPTATQDQVQGTVTLRNISTVSSGLYQCVASNAIGTSTCLLDLQVIAPHPRSIGLIAGAVATGAVVLVVCIVLVAVALFYWKNKHKEEEEEEIPNEIREDDLPPKCSSAAKTFHADASSSENDTLTSSNTYNSRYWNDPKANHATDSFTRFSNSNDAHQPPFSRSGSTSARPVYANGGHPSPAPPKTLVVTASTAPSPQEVIRSNGSVSRKPRLPHTRSYAVSQATLERIGAVPVMVPAQSRAGSLV; from the exons GTCTGGTGTGTCCTCTGGAGGTGTCAGTCAGTTCAGGGAGCATCCAGGTTGCCCGAGGCCAGACAGCAGTGCTGCCCTGCACCTTCACCACTAACGCTGCTCTCACTAACCTTAATGTCATCTGGATGGTCATTCCTCTTTCTAACGCCAACCAGCCTCAACAG gttATTCTCTACCAAGGGGGTCAGATCTTTGGTGGTGCACCTCAGTTCTATGGGCGAGTGGGGTTTGCTGTGACAATGCCAACCACCAGTGCCTCCATCTTCATCAACAACACTCAGCTATCGGATACTGGCACATACCAGTGTTTGGTCAACAATCTTCCCGACCGAGGCGTCAGGAACATTGGAGTCATTGGACTTACTGTCTTGG TTCCTCCTTCTGCCCCGCTTTGCAGAATCCAGGGGTCCCTGGACGTGGGCAGCGATATCACACTGACCTGCAGCTCGGAAGAAGGCATTCCCCGGCCAACATACCTCTGGGAGAAACTGGACAATGTCCCCAAGTTGCCCCCAACTGCCACACAAG ACCAAGTCCAGGGCACTGTCACTCTCCGAAATATCAGCACTGTGTCCTCAGGTCTTTACCAATGTGTGGCTTCAAATGCCATTGGAACCAGCACTTGCCTTCTGGACCTGCAAGTCATTGCAC CTCACCCACGGAGTATCGGCCTGATTGCAGGAGCGGTGGCCACAGGTGCTGTTGTGCTCGTTGTTTGCATTGTGTTGGTGGCTGTAGCACTGTTctactggaaaaataaacacaaagaagaagaagaggaggaaattcCCAATGAGATAAG GGAGGATGACCTACCACCCAAATGCTCCTCTGCCGCAAAGACGTTCCACGCTGATGCGTCCTCATCAGAGAACGACACCCTCACCTCCTCCAACACCTACAACAGCCGCTACTGGAACGACCCCAAAGCCAACCACGCCACAGACTCCTTCACCCGCTTCAGCAACAGCAACGATGCTCACCAGCCTCCCTTCTCCCGCTCAGGGAGCACGAGTGCCCGCCCCGTCTATGCCAATGGCGGCcacccatccccagctccccctAAGACACTGGTGGTGACGGCCAGCACGGCGCCGTCGCCTCAGGAGGTGATCCGGAGCAATGGTTCCGTCAGCAGGAAGCCACGGCTGCCGCACACCCGTTCCTATGCAGTCAGCCAGGCCACGCTGGAGCGGATCGGGGCTGTCCCCGTCATGGTGCCCGCCCAGAGCCGGGCTGGCTCCCTGGTGTAG
- the IGSF11 gene encoding immunoglobulin superfamily member 11 isoform X1 produces the protein MTRRRPGDGGRWVPAALAALLALRGLVCPLEVSVSSGSIQVARGQTAVLPCTFTTNAALTNLNVIWMVIPLSNANQPQQMHIVSLAGCAAAPSVILYQGGQIFGGAPQFYGRVGFAVTMPTTSASIFINNTQLSDTGTYQCLVNNLPDRGVRNIGVIGLTVLVPPSAPLCRIQGSLDVGSDITLTCSSEEGIPRPTYLWEKLDNVPKLPPTATQDQVQGTVTLRNISTVSSGLYQCVASNAIGTSTCLLDLQVIAPHPRSIGLIAGAVATGAVVLVVCIVLVAVALFYWKNKHKEEEEEEIPNEIREDDLPPKCSSAAKTFHADASSSENDTLTSSNTYNSRYWNDPKANHATDSFTRFSNSNDAHQPPFSRSGSTSARPVYANGGHPSPAPPKTLVVTASTAPSPQEVIRSNGSVSRKPRLPHTRSYAVSQATLERIGAVPVMVPAQSRAGSLV, from the exons GTCTGGTGTGTCCTCTGGAGGTGTCAGTCAGTTCAGGGAGCATCCAGGTTGCCCGAGGCCAGACAGCAGTGCTGCCCTGCACCTTCACCACTAACGCTGCTCTCACTAACCTTAATGTCATCTGGATGGTCATTCCTCTTTCTAACGCCAACCAGCCTCAACAG ATGCACATTGTGTCCTTGGCTGGATGTGCAGCTGCGCCAAGT gttATTCTCTACCAAGGGGGTCAGATCTTTGGTGGTGCACCTCAGTTCTATGGGCGAGTGGGGTTTGCTGTGACAATGCCAACCACCAGTGCCTCCATCTTCATCAACAACACTCAGCTATCGGATACTGGCACATACCAGTGTTTGGTCAACAATCTTCCCGACCGAGGCGTCAGGAACATTGGAGTCATTGGACTTACTGTCTTGG TTCCTCCTTCTGCCCCGCTTTGCAGAATCCAGGGGTCCCTGGACGTGGGCAGCGATATCACACTGACCTGCAGCTCGGAAGAAGGCATTCCCCGGCCAACATACCTCTGGGAGAAACTGGACAATGTCCCCAAGTTGCCCCCAACTGCCACACAAG ACCAAGTCCAGGGCACTGTCACTCTCCGAAATATCAGCACTGTGTCCTCAGGTCTTTACCAATGTGTGGCTTCAAATGCCATTGGAACCAGCACTTGCCTTCTGGACCTGCAAGTCATTGCAC CTCACCCACGGAGTATCGGCCTGATTGCAGGAGCGGTGGCCACAGGTGCTGTTGTGCTCGTTGTTTGCATTGTGTTGGTGGCTGTAGCACTGTTctactggaaaaataaacacaaagaagaagaagaggaggaaattcCCAATGAGATAAG GGAGGATGACCTACCACCCAAATGCTCCTCTGCCGCAAAGACGTTCCACGCTGATGCGTCCTCATCAGAGAACGACACCCTCACCTCCTCCAACACCTACAACAGCCGCTACTGGAACGACCCCAAAGCCAACCACGCCACAGACTCCTTCACCCGCTTCAGCAACAGCAACGATGCTCACCAGCCTCCCTTCTCCCGCTCAGGGAGCACGAGTGCCCGCCCCGTCTATGCCAATGGCGGCcacccatccccagctccccctAAGACACTGGTGGTGACGGCCAGCACGGCGCCGTCGCCTCAGGAGGTGATCCGGAGCAATGGTTCCGTCAGCAGGAAGCCACGGCTGCCGCACACCCGTTCCTATGCAGTCAGCCAGGCCACGCTGGAGCGGATCGGGGCTGTCCCCGTCATGGTGCCCGCCCAGAGCCGGGCTGGCTCCCTGGTGTAG
- the IGSF11 gene encoding immunoglobulin superfamily member 11 isoform X3, with the protein MVIPLSNANQPQQMHIVSLAGCAAAPSVILYQGGQIFGGAPQFYGRVGFAVTMPTTSASIFINNTQLSDTGTYQCLVNNLPDRGVRNIGVIGLTVLVPPSAPLCRIQGSLDVGSDITLTCSSEEGIPRPTYLWEKLDNVPKLPPTATQDQVQGTVTLRNISTVSSGLYQCVASNAIGTSTCLLDLQVIAPHPRSIGLIAGAVATGAVVLVVCIVLVAVALFYWKNKHKEEEEEEIPNEIREDDLPPKCSSAAKTFHADASSSENDTLTSSNTYNSRYWNDPKANHATDSFTRFSNSNDAHQPPFSRSGSTSARPVYANGGHPSPAPPKTLVVTASTAPSPQEVIRSNGSVSRKPRLPHTRSYAVSQATLERIGAVPVMVPAQSRAGSLV; encoded by the exons ATGGTCATTCCTCTTTCTAACGCCAACCAGCCTCAACAG ATGCACATTGTGTCCTTGGCTGGATGTGCAGCTGCGCCAAGT gttATTCTCTACCAAGGGGGTCAGATCTTTGGTGGTGCACCTCAGTTCTATGGGCGAGTGGGGTTTGCTGTGACAATGCCAACCACCAGTGCCTCCATCTTCATCAACAACACTCAGCTATCGGATACTGGCACATACCAGTGTTTGGTCAACAATCTTCCCGACCGAGGCGTCAGGAACATTGGAGTCATTGGACTTACTGTCTTGG TTCCTCCTTCTGCCCCGCTTTGCAGAATCCAGGGGTCCCTGGACGTGGGCAGCGATATCACACTGACCTGCAGCTCGGAAGAAGGCATTCCCCGGCCAACATACCTCTGGGAGAAACTGGACAATGTCCCCAAGTTGCCCCCAACTGCCACACAAG ACCAAGTCCAGGGCACTGTCACTCTCCGAAATATCAGCACTGTGTCCTCAGGTCTTTACCAATGTGTGGCTTCAAATGCCATTGGAACCAGCACTTGCCTTCTGGACCTGCAAGTCATTGCAC CTCACCCACGGAGTATCGGCCTGATTGCAGGAGCGGTGGCCACAGGTGCTGTTGTGCTCGTTGTTTGCATTGTGTTGGTGGCTGTAGCACTGTTctactggaaaaataaacacaaagaagaagaagaggaggaaattcCCAATGAGATAAG GGAGGATGACCTACCACCCAAATGCTCCTCTGCCGCAAAGACGTTCCACGCTGATGCGTCCTCATCAGAGAACGACACCCTCACCTCCTCCAACACCTACAACAGCCGCTACTGGAACGACCCCAAAGCCAACCACGCCACAGACTCCTTCACCCGCTTCAGCAACAGCAACGATGCTCACCAGCCTCCCTTCTCCCGCTCAGGGAGCACGAGTGCCCGCCCCGTCTATGCCAATGGCGGCcacccatccccagctccccctAAGACACTGGTGGTGACGGCCAGCACGGCGCCGTCGCCTCAGGAGGTGATCCGGAGCAATGGTTCCGTCAGCAGGAAGCCACGGCTGCCGCACACCCGTTCCTATGCAGTCAGCCAGGCCACGCTGGAGCGGATCGGGGCTGTCCCCGTCATGGTGCCCGCCCAGAGCCGGGCTGGCTCCCTGGTGTAG